The genomic region TGGtagaaaattaatggaaatgcTCCTCATTGTCCAGCctgtattgatttttcttttttcccctctattaCAGAGATTCAAATGCTCGGTCTACAGGAGATATAATGACTTTGTGGTGTTCCATgagatgctgctgcagaagtttCCATATCGTATggtgccagcactgccaccTAAGAGGATGCTGGGAGGTAAATTTGGGTCACTCTTCTGTCTGGAGGTGTTGCAGTGCGAGTATGATCAAGATGAAaccaatgaaaataaatacttgaaagAATTGAATGTCTTTGCTTCTGCTTGGCTCAGAAAACAATTCTGTCAATCTAATACACAGTTTGGAGCTGTGAATTACTGCTGTCTTAGAAATCTTTAGAGGTAACATAATCTAAagtttcagtgtgtgtgtgtgtttttttcctcccgtACATTTTGGTATCTAATAACCTTTCTGGTAAGATTCAAGGGGTAATTCTACACAGGAGCATGGCAGAGTTGCAGCTATcatatttttaggaaaatagGTTATGAAGATCATGTGCGCTCTGTGATGATGCTTTGAGTGTAGAATTGCTACTGTACTGTTGAACAACTCTAGTATGTAGCACAATGTGCTGTTTTTGAGGTGCTCAGAATGGGAAAGATTCATGGAAGCAccattgtttttctgtagtgAGAGAAgaccaaacattaaaaaaaacaaaaaaccacaaaaaaacaaaaacattataaGGCTTTAGACTGCAGAGAAACTTACTGtgtaaaaacaacagcaagtaTGTAGGATaaccagaaattaaaaactgagGCTGGAATGTCAGTTCACTCAAGTACATTGTAGCTATTAGAATAGAAACCAATGAAGTATCCCAGGACTGAAATCATATTGAAGTTCgttctgctgcatttttcaaTAATCCAAAATATTGgcattgtttttaaacttctattatttaaaatgatgcatATCTGTATAAAATTCTATCTTGTTTTATGCTTTATCTATGGAAGAACAAGCTCATCACTGGTTTGTCTCCTGCCCGAGCTGCtaagcttgtttaaaaaaataattgatttcaGTCAAGGAATTGGTGAATTGCTacaataaaaagcaattggTAAACAGTGAACAGAGCAGGGTTTatagcaaacaagaaaaaagcaaaataacactATTGAAAAGCTTCAGtggtcatattttttttataatggaATGTGAATTGTAAAGACCTTTCTTTTGAGGTTGTGAAAACCAGTCTGTTGAATTTGGCCTGATTCAATGTTCTCAGCCAGAATTTCCAGAATTTCCACTTCATGCAACACCTGTGAGCAAAGTGACCTTCTCTGATTTATCTTGGTGGAGAGAGGATGCTTGAAAGAAGTTTCCAATACATGTAATTTGTCAGTTGCTTATTTCCTGGCGTTTCTGATGTGTTGATACTTCTGTGCGTTCACTGGTGCATTTCTTCCCATACAtatcaaatgtttaaaaaaaaaaaaaatctggcaggATTTGTTCCCAAACTGCGCTAATAGTACAGTTCTAACGTAGTCCACATCTGCGTGAAGGCAGACAGTGGTGATTGCCTTTAGTCCAGTTACTCTGAATATAGAAAAGCTGCGTAAGTGGTGTTAAATAGAaactgcaaacaggaaaaaggaaatggaatgGGTACTTCTTGTTTCTGAGGAGGTTAATTTTCTGATAAATGGAACAGTACAACGCAGGATTTGACAGATCAGTGTAGATGTGTGACTCTTGCATATTCCGTAGTGCCAGAGCCTGACGGATAAAGCTGTGCGACTTGTATGCTCCTGTAGTAAGTTACACTCTTACCTCCGGGTTGGTATAATGTGGTCTTGGTAAAACATGGCCTCACATCTGTCTGTCAGATGGAGGAAGATTGATAGTCTGCTCTGCTTGTTTTGGAGGATGGCAGCAAACTGGGACAGATCCTGTAGGAAGTGAGTAGATGACTTCTGAAATCTCCATGTAGGCTAAAGTATGAACAAAGCACAATCAAGATGTGGAACactaatgaatgaaaaaaataatttgatcgCCTTACTAAAGATAATTATAGaggcctcctgcagcctgcaaacTCCCAGCTTAAACGTGAAGGCACCTTTTGTAAACTTTAGGTATCCATTTGCCTGTgcattcttttaatttcagttttgctacTTCCTGTtccttcagatttattttaatatagttttCCGCTTTTCCTGAAAAGATGCTAGCACCTCTGATTTACTGCTTTGCAGCAGTATCACCTGATTGAAACTCTTTCCTGCTTCAGGAAGGGAGATGAGCTGAACTTCTTTTAGTTTAACAAGTAAAGACTTTGGGTGGATGTGCTGCAGACTGTGATGCAGATAGATCTTCACAGTACTTTCAGAAGTCTTGCATGAAAAAGATGGGTTCTGATACTGGTGAAgcaactggggaaaaaaaaaaaaaaaggcaccattTGCATTGCAGTAGCACCCAGGAGTCCCAAACAAAACGAGATCCTCTTTGGAGGCCACTTCTGGAATTCATTCAGAGGACTAAAGATCTTTGCATCCCCACGGTTTATAAGCAGAGCATTCAGATCTTAGATACGGTTGTTTATCCTACTTACTTGACCCGTCCTGTGGAAATACACCCAGGGATATATGTGCAGGATTTTGGTAGGATGTGAAGAACCACTTGAGGGAATTGTTGTCCTGGTGGTCAATCTAAAAGATGTGTTTTGGAGAGCCAACAGAGTACTGGTGACCATTCTTTGGTTTTGCTGAAGTGCTTTAGCAAGGTTTATAAGTGTAAAGAAATTACcgggtttcttttttctctttccgAGCAGCTGTAATATGTGATCTATTAATTGAAGTTTAATGTTCCTTCCTGTAGCTGACCGAGAATTCATAGAATCAAGAAGGAGAGCTCTGAAGCGCTTTATAAACCTGGTGGCTCGACATCCTCCTTTCTCAGAAGATGTGCTCTTGAAGCTCTTTCTGTCATTCAGCGGCTCAGTGAGTACTTGTTAGTGGCAGTTTGAGTTTGCACACCTTCCTGTAACTGCTTTCCTGGGCACAGAGTTCAGAACTGCTTTTGACCTACAGATTGTTGCTCCCTATGACAAGGAACATTTTCTCTCAGTAGATATTTCTACAGCTGGATAGGGGAATGTAATTGCATTTGATGCCACGAGTACAGGATTTTGAAAATGGTAACTGTTATTAGGGGAATACATGTTACGATTTCCCTTGAACTAAACTTAACCTGGATAAAGCTGTACCTGCTAAATTGTGCCTTATTATGATAATATGAGAGACCCGTGTGAACTGCCTGTGTTTCACTTAATTCTTGCGTGCTCATTTGATTCTCTCTTCTTTAGGACGTACAAAATAAACTAAGAGAGTTGGTCCAGGGAGTGGGAGATGAGTTTATGACCTGCAGATTAGCTACCCAGGCCAAGGTACGTATACGTATTGCTTGCAACATATAATTCGGGTTTAAATGGCTCTTTCCTCTGGGTAAATCAGTTACAGCGTTTGTTTGATGATAGAGACCTTAGGTAGAGGAGAGTTGTTTCCAGAGTTTGAAAGACTTTTAAGCTTGTAATTTTTATAGAAAGTATATTTGACTCTTAAGGACCTGATATTTCTGGCTCAGTAGTGGTTCACAAACATGAGAAAGATTAAACAGTGAATCCTGCTCAGAGTGTGTTTCTTAGTAGTTAATTGTACTTGCATACCAAACAAATGAGCATACCACACCATTTAAAAGCTAATATCTAGATTGATATCTTCCACGTGCGTTCGTGTCATTGTTctatatttttctccctgtgggaGAGTAATTTTGATTGTTTTAGAGAAGTCAGAAGTTCTGCATTTATCTGCTTATCTCAATGATTAGTGCTACAGCAGATTTTAAGCATACATTCTCTGTGCTCATTGAGCAATTTTAGATTGAGTTGTTGTTCAGGTTTCTGCACTGCTAGCAGAAGATTTTGCAATTGGAGCTTAATTCAGGCTCTTACTGGTGATGCACAGGTCAAAAAGAGCTTAGCTGAACTTTCAGTACGTGCTTGACTTTGCAATGCTGGCAGTTTAACAGCTTCAGATCAGAACCTGTGGGCTTGAAACCTCACAAACCCCATTTTAACTTCATAGTAGAGTTGCAGATTTTGCCGACTCTGTCTGCACCCTGTATTTGAACCTCTTTCCACCTCTGAAAGTTAGGGGTATTTGTACATGTATGACATCTGACTTGGAGATCTAAATTGCAAAGCTGAACTCATCAGGGTTGCTGCAgggtggagaaagaaagagagtaCAGAAGAGAAGTCTGTCTCTCTGCTGACTATAAAATGTGCCCAAAATTAAGATATGGGAGTATGTCTCTGCTACATCCACTAGTAATCTCTTGCACTTCTTCAGGACTTCCTTCCAGCTGACATACAGGCCCAGtttgctgccagcagggaactcatcagaaatatttacaatagCTTTTACAAGCTTCGGGACCGTGCAGAGAGGATAGCTTCTCGAGCCATTGATAATGCCTCGGATCTCCTCATATTTGGAAAGGAGCTAAGGTAGGTTGGGAGAAAGAAGATTTGCTAATGTGgatatttcttctgttgcttcATAACTGAAAACTGCTGTGAGGTTTACTTGCAAATGGTCTGGTAAGAATGGGTATTTCAATGCATGCTGTAGGTTATAATCAAGTTTTCCtactgcaaaagaagaaaatgcatgctTTCCTCTAAGGTTGCATTCcataaaccaacaaaaataaacagcaatattttGATGTTCAGGTACTGACCATGTTATCTCTTCCCCCACTATATACACAGCACTACTTTTGTGGCTGTGCAGTGGTAGCTCTGCACTGTGACCTGTTTAGACGTTTGAAACTCTGAACTGCTTTCTGCCAGTAAGTGCAGGTGCTTAGTGGAGTTTGTCTCCTagttttaaacattaatttctgttcttctaGTGCTTTAGGCTCAGACACTACACCGCTTCCTTCCTGGGCTGCTTTGAATAATAGCACATGGGGGACTCTGAAGCAAGCCTTGAAGGGTCTATCTGTTGAATTTGCACTTCTGGCAGATAAGGCTGTGCAGCAGGtgagtgattttatttttttatttattaactttttgTAAAATGAGGAAGATGCATTGGTGCCTTTAGAATCACAAATTCTGTGGGGATAGGCacttaaaaagtttaaaaaggaGATTGTAGTCCAAAGTCGCATCCTCCGCCACCAGCCTGCTTGTTCATGCTTGAATGAAAAACCTGTACTGTgtttaaatggggaaaaaatataatgggCAAGGGCGTGGAGAGAAAGGcatgctattttttccttctaaatggTTATTGGACAAGTTAAGTTGTGCTGCTCCACTGAGCTGTCCAAAAATCCTGCGTTCTCTTATTTACCTGCTGCAGAGAATCCAGAAGAATTTCTGAATCAAGCTTTGACATTCACGTTACTTAAACAGTACATGAAAGTCATTCAGACAGAAGTGTCATATTCCTGTGTAAGCGTACAGCGTGATAATGACTGTTAGAATGATGTGACATCATGACAGTCtgggaagcaaaaataatagttttgtcTTCTTCTCATCTCCTTGTGTTAAAATACTTTGCATACCTTTATAGATCTGTTGGactggttcttttttttctgcagtttatgCTCCAGAGAGCTCTATTGATATAGGAAGAAAAGGCAGTAtttagaaaaaggaggaaaaaataaagtggtgAAACTTAGCTTGGTGTCTCATTTGTGCTTTCTGGTGCATGAACTATTACGGGGAATATGCAGGTATTTATAGATTTAATGGATTAGTTATCTTGTaagaaggaaagatgaaagatTAGAGAAGGCTGCCAAAGCAAAAAATCCAAGGCAGAGAAAGCTGGAAGGACTGACATGCAGGACTGCGAAACTAACTCCTCTTGTTATAATGATCAGTCAATTGGAAAAGCTGTTCCTGCTCCAGTCAGATCTTTGTTCTGCATACTGAAGACTAAATGCCACTGTGACATCTGAAAGATTTTTGATGCAGTTGTGTAACCGTTGATATGCCCTGGGGAATACTGTGGAGAGCCTGTGTGGTGTAAGGATGTGAAGAGCTGTGATGTTGGTTCTTGCCAGGCTTAcataaaatgtactttttccttgttttctagGGTAAACAGGAAGAGAATGATGTGGTGGAGAAGCTGAACCTTTTCCTGGATTTACTCCAGTCCTATAAAGTGAGCTCTGCTGTTCTTCTGCCAATGAAAAAGTTGTTTAGAACAAGCTTGTGCTTTTTAGAGGGTGTAACGCAACTAGATGGAAAACTGTGAGGCCAGTTCAGAGGCGCACTGGGCAtctggcagagggaggggagtGGCTGTTGGCTTTAGTTAGCTCCATAGCCTTACTGATCAGCTATTCTTGTGATGAGATCTTGCCAAATGGCAAACCCCgcaagaaattcagaaatacaaCTGCTTGAATTACATGGATCAGCTAACCATTTTCCAGATTTAGCTGCTTCTGAGTCAAAGCAGTGAATTAAATGGCTACTGTTAGGCTCATGGAGACGATTCATGAGTTCAGTCACAAATGAAAGCGTTTTTGTTGATACTAATCTCACAGTCAAATGCACTTTTTAGAAGCACCTAGTGAAACTGTGCTTGGCAGCTGCTCCTGACATTCCCAGGCCTGGACTGAAATAGAAGGGCACTGGCAAGCTATTACTATGACTAATTGCCAGCACTTAATATTGAGAAGGTCACGGAAGATAAGTGGCCTGATAAGATCCAAAATGTTGGCTGAAGTGATGCTCCAGATTGCTTAGAACCATACCACTGAGCTTAAGTGGCAGTTTAGTTTCTTGAATTCCCATCTGCCAACATTTTTTTGACCCTCttgaaaatagaaacaaaaatccGCAGCGGAGAAATTACAAAGTATGATTATGTGTTTGTGTTCCTGATGTACTTGGCTTGCCTCTGCCTGCTGTCCCTCAGCACTCTGCCCAGTTCCCACTAAGTacctggttttgttctttttttctgtcaaggACCTATGTGAAAGACACGAGAAGGGGGTGTTGCACAAGCACCAGCGAGCATTGCATAAGTACAGCATGATGAAGAAGCAGATGATGAGTGCCACGGTGCAGAACAAAGAACCAGAATCAGTGGAGCAATTGGAGTCTCGGATTGTGGAGGTAGGGCAGATTACTTGGGAGAGCAAATGGTGGTAGTGGGCTGCTGTAATGACACCGCTGTGCGGCTCAGTCATATCTGCAGAAAGCCATTAGCCAGAAATGGTAACTTGTACTTCGGGTAATTTGAGATACCTGCTGTGCCtcaaggaaaatgtatttgttttcctctataCTTATTACTGGCTCGCTGGCAACATGTCATTTGCAGGAGGTGTGGAAAGCAGCATCCTGTGCAGTTGCTGTCCTATCAAATGGGTCCAGGCACTTCTTTTTTAGGTTCTTAATAGGCTTTTGAATTGCCAGAGTGGTGAGGAATGCTGTTTTGACCTACTACAAGTGAAACTCCTTGGCACTGTCTTCCTGGCATTGTATTTGACTGAATTCCTCTTCTTTCAGCAAGAAAATGCTATCCTAACTATGGAGCTGCGGAATTACTTCTCTTTATATTGCCTGCATCAGGAAACACAGCTCATCCACATCTACCTGCCTCTCACCTCTCACATCCTGGGGGCCTTTGTCAACTCCCAGATCCAGGGT from Aythya fuligula isolate bAytFul2 chromosome 15, bAytFul2.pri, whole genome shotgun sequence harbors:
- the SNX8 gene encoding sorting nexin-8 isoform X3, which translates into the protein MQAPQGNPLLLSHTLQELLSKDSVQVELIPEKKGLFLKHVEYEVSSKRFKCSVYRRYNDFVVFHEMLLQKFPYRMVPALPPKRMLGADREFIESRRRALKRFINLVARHPPFSEDVLLKLFLSFSGSDVQNKLRELVQGVGDEFMTCRLATQAKDFLPADIQAQFAASRELIRNIYNSFYKLRDRAERIASRAIDNASDLLIFGKELSALGSDTTPLPSWAALNNSTWGTLKQALKGLSVEFALLADKAVQQGKQEENDVVEKLNLFLDLLQSYKDLCERHEKGVLHKHQRALHKYSMMKKQMMSATVQNKEPESVEQLESRIVEQENAILTMELRNYFSLYCLHQETQLIHIYLPLTSHILGAFVNSQIQGHKEMSKVWNELKPKLSCLFVGPSNMPTPPLSPPEGNFFSN
- the SNX8 gene encoding sorting nexin-8 isoform X1, encoding MEGEPPAGTAATDLAKPPVNEPREPEQFLMQAPQGNPLLLSHTLQELLSKDSVQVELIPEKKGLFLKHVEYEVSSKRFKCSVYRRYNDFVVFHEMLLQKFPYRMVPALPPKRMLGADREFIESRRRALKRFINLVARHPPFSEDVLLKLFLSFSGSDVQNKLRELVQGVGDEFMTCRLATQAKDFLPADIQAQFAASRELIRNIYNSFYKLRDRAERIASRAIDNASDLLIFGKELSALGSDTTPLPSWAALNNSTWGTLKQALKGLSVEFALLADKAVQQGKQEENDVVEKLNLFLDLLQSYKDLCERHEKGVLHKHQRALHKYSMMKKQMMSATVQNKEPESVEQLESRIVEQENAILTMELRNYFSLYCLHQETQLIHIYLPLTSHILGAFVNSQIQGHKEMSKVWNELKPKLSCLFVGPSNMPTPPLSPPEGNFFSN
- the SNX8 gene encoding sorting nexin-8 isoform X2; amino-acid sequence: MSYCIKERAHSDLAKPPVNEPREPEQFLMQAPQGNPLLLSHTLQELLSKDSVQVELIPEKKGLFLKHVEYEVSSKRFKCSVYRRYNDFVVFHEMLLQKFPYRMVPALPPKRMLGADREFIESRRRALKRFINLVARHPPFSEDVLLKLFLSFSGSDVQNKLRELVQGVGDEFMTCRLATQAKDFLPADIQAQFAASRELIRNIYNSFYKLRDRAERIASRAIDNASDLLIFGKELSALGSDTTPLPSWAALNNSTWGTLKQALKGLSVEFALLADKAVQQGKQEENDVVEKLNLFLDLLQSYKDLCERHEKGVLHKHQRALHKYSMMKKQMMSATVQNKEPESVEQLESRIVEQENAILTMELRNYFSLYCLHQETQLIHIYLPLTSHILGAFVNSQIQGHKEMSKVWNELKPKLSCLFVGPSNMPTPPLSPPEGNFFSN